The Chryseobacterium geocarposphaerae genome window below encodes:
- a CDS encoding GNAT family N-acetyltransferase, whose product MKFSIQTILENQEYQLIPLQQGDFESLYDVASDPEVWLQHPNKDRYQREVFENFFKGAIESKGAFKIIEKSTGDILGSTRFYDFDENNNSIFVGYTFYGTKSWGKGINPQIKKMMLDYIFQFVDIVYFHIGKENFRSQIALERLGGQKISEQEVAYFGEPARTNFVYEIKKGNWI is encoded by the coding sequence ATGAAATTTTCTATACAAACCATTTTAGAAAATCAGGAATACCAATTAATCCCCTTACAGCAAGGGGATTTTGAATCTCTATACGACGTGGCTTCAGATCCTGAAGTCTGGCTACAGCATCCGAATAAAGACCGTTACCAGCGGGAGGTTTTCGAAAACTTTTTTAAAGGGGCAATAGAAAGTAAAGGAGCTTTTAAAATTATTGAAAAATCAACCGGAGACATTTTAGGAAGTACAAGGTTTTATGATTTTGATGAAAATAACAACAGTATTTTCGTTGGATACACATTTTACGGAACTAAATCCTGGGGAAAAGGAATTAATCCCCAGATAAAAAAAATGATGCTAGACTATATCTTTCAGTTTGTGGATATTGTTTACTTCCATATCGGAAAAGAAAATTTCCGTTCACAAATTGCATTAGAACGACTTGGGGGACAAAAAATTTCGGAACAGGAAGTTGCCTATTTCGGAGAGCCGGCTAGAACTAATTTTGTTTATGAAATCAAAAAAGGAAACTGGATATGA
- a CDS encoding Crp/Fnr family transcriptional regulator gives MDFIKTLLEADLFQDKKIIQRYQFLKVKDETDTNIYFIEKGSVRIFMMDENEERIIRFGYSGNIIVSLDSFLSGKSSDLYIQTIKKTEVRIASKKDFYQFIHSSDEHLKLWILVLEDLVMQQLEREKDLLINSPQERFERVLKRSPQLFQEIPQKYIANYLRMSPETLSRLKKS, from the coding sequence GTGGATTTTATTAAAACACTACTTGAAGCAGATCTTTTTCAGGATAAAAAGATCATTCAGCGGTATCAGTTTCTCAAAGTAAAAGATGAAACAGACACCAATATTTATTTTATTGAAAAGGGAAGTGTCAGAATCTTTATGATGGACGAAAATGAAGAAAGAATCATCCGTTTTGGATATTCTGGAAATATTATTGTTTCGTTAGATTCGTTTTTATCGGGAAAGTCTTCTGATCTGTATATTCAAACCATAAAAAAAACAGAAGTTAGAATAGCTTCAAAGAAAGATTTTTATCAATTTATACATTCCAGCGATGAGCATCTTAAACTTTGGATTTTAGTATTAGAAGATTTGGTAATGCAACAACTTGAAAGAGAAAAAGACCTGCTCATTAATTCTCCTCAGGAACGATTTGAAAGAGTGCTGAAAAGGAGTCCGCAGCTTTTTCAGGAAATTCCACAAAAATATATTGCCAACTACCTGAGAATGTCTCCCGAAACTTTATCAAGACTCAAAAAATCTTGA
- a CDS encoding DUF2911 domain-containing protein, whose amino-acid sequence MKKLLFALCISTSVFSFAQDYSVPAVSPRQKVEQQFSMSKITIDYGRPGVKGRKIFGDLVPYGQVWRAGANSSTKITFGQSVSFGGKVVPAGTYGLFIVPTEKEWKVILNKDFQQWGAYTYDPKQDVVDVTVPVNKLADKQEWFEITLNPIDENTGNLVIKWDTSVAEVSLKPSKLDAVIKISDKLKEIKKIESDAAKAKS is encoded by the coding sequence GTGAAAAAGTTACTATTTGCACTTTGCATATCAACATCAGTTTTCAGTTTTGCTCAGGATTATTCGGTACCGGCAGTAAGTCCGCGTCAGAAGGTAGAGCAGCAGTTTTCAATGTCTAAAATCACCATCGATTACGGAAGACCGGGAGTGAAGGGGCGTAAGATTTTTGGAGATCTGGTTCCTTATGGTCAGGTTTGGAGAGCAGGAGCGAACTCATCAACAAAAATTACTTTCGGACAGTCGGTAAGCTTCGGAGGAAAAGTGGTTCCTGCAGGAACATATGGATTATTTATTGTTCCAACAGAAAAAGAATGGAAGGTTATCTTAAATAAAGATTTTCAGCAGTGGGGAGCTTATACGTATGATCCAAAACAGGATGTGGTAGATGTTACCGTTCCGGTGAATAAACTTGCGGATAAACAGGAGTGGTTTGAAATTACTCTAAATCCTATCGATGAAAATACCGGTAATTTAGTGATTAAGTGGGATACTTCCGTGGCTGAAGTAAGCTTAAAACCTTCAAAATTGGATGCCGTGATTAAAATTTCGGACAAATTGAAAGAAATTAAAAAAATTGAGTCGGATGCCGCAAAAGCTAAAAGCTAA
- a CDS encoding methylated-DNA--[protein]-cysteine S-methyltransferase, with protein MEIIYRKTIETPLGTMFACAVEEGICLLEFTDRKNMEKQFKSLSKTLNAEFVEKEHKHFQQLEGELAEYFEGKRERFETPLFITGTDFQKKVWQLLAEIPMGITRTYKQQSEFLGNLKAIRAVGTANGMNKIAILIPCHRVIGSNGELVGYAGGIWRKQKLLELEKAILF; from the coding sequence ATGGAAATCATATATCGAAAAACCATAGAAACTCCGCTCGGAACAATGTTTGCCTGCGCTGTTGAAGAAGGAATATGTCTGCTGGAATTCACAGACAGGAAAAATATGGAAAAGCAATTCAAATCCCTGTCTAAAACTTTAAACGCTGAATTTGTTGAAAAAGAACATAAACATTTTCAGCAACTGGAAGGAGAACTGGCAGAATACTTTGAAGGAAAAAGAGAACGGTTCGAAACCCCTTTATTCATTACAGGAACCGATTTTCAGAAGAAAGTCTGGCAGTTACTGGCAGAGATTCCAATGGGAATAACAAGAACCTATAAACAGCAGTCGGAATTTCTGGGAAATTTAAAGGCAATTCGGGCAGTTGGAACGGCAAACGGGATGAATAAAATTGCCATTCTGATTCCCTGTCATCGTGTAATTGGCTCCAATGGCGAATTGGTCGGTTATGCAGGAGGAATCTGGAGAAAACAAAAATTATTGGAACTGGAGAAGGCTATTTTGTTTTGA
- a CDS encoding DinB family protein, producing the protein MKQQEQMLDLLKNAQNVDLNKTKTGISISSLIRLKLGDTFRFVIYHNQRHVQQAKRVLTNL; encoded by the coding sequence ATCAAACAGCAGGAACAGATGTTAGATTTACTAAAAAACGCTCAAAATGTAGATTTAAACAAAACAAAAACCGGTATCAGTATTTCATCACTGATTAGGCTTAAGTTAGGAGATACATTCAGATTTGTAATTTATCATAACCAAAGACATGTTCAGCAGGCGAAAAGAGTTTTAACTAATTTATAA
- a CDS encoding SRPBCC family protein — MPTQNFSYTFTTSKPIDKVFNILIDPQKWWYGLHNEIITGKSEQLNDIFIFDAGNGVHHTKQKLIEVIPDKKIVWEVTDSNLTFASKADEWTGTKIGFDISTKDNHTQVVFTHNGLTPEFECYEGCSSAWTQYLEKLEKELN; from the coding sequence ATGCCAACACAAAATTTCTCCTACACATTCACTACATCAAAGCCTATTGATAAAGTTTTCAATATTTTGATTGATCCACAAAAATGGTGGTATGGTTTACACAATGAAATCATTACCGGAAAATCGGAACAGCTAAACGATATATTTATTTTCGATGCCGGAAACGGGGTGCATCATACCAAGCAAAAACTGATAGAAGTTATTCCGGACAAAAAGATTGTTTGGGAAGTTACGGACAGCAATCTGACTTTTGCAAGTAAGGCGGATGAATGGACGGGAACGAAAATTGGTTTTGATATTTCTACGAAAGATAATCATACACAGGTTGTATTTACCCATAATGGACTGACTCCCGAATTTGAATGCTATGAAGGCTGTTCAAGTGCCTGGACGCAATATTTGGAAAAGCTGGAAAAAGAGCTGAATTAA